A window of the Bacillota bacterium genome harbors these coding sequences:
- the nadA gene encoding quinolinate synthase NadA — MVQAPLPLEYSQLSDEETHERIRRAKQLLGERVVILGHHYQRDEIIQHADYRGDSYKLALDATRHPDAEFIVFCGVHFMAETADILTPDYQKVILPNMSAGCSMADMANIYQVRACWRELTSLFPPDSIVPVTYMNSAANLKAFCGERGGIVCTSSNARAILTWALQQGERVLFFPDQHLGRNTGIKMGIDPDTEMVVWNPDLPLGGNMEEALRRAKLILWKGHCSVHMRFTVAQIEAARKMYPGIKVVVHPECRREVVEAADCDGSTEYIVRVIRESPPGSQWAVGTEINLVHRLAAEHPDKFIMCLDPIVCPCSTMYRIHPSYLCWAMENLAQGNVVNQVKVPEDIAHWARVALNRMIEVTEAARRAETLAAAAQ; from the coding sequence ATGGTTCAGGCTCCTTTGCCACTGGAGTATTCCCAGCTTTCCGATGAGGAAACGCATGAGCGCATTCGCCGTGCGAAACAGTTGCTGGGCGAGCGCGTGGTGATCCTGGGTCACCACTACCAGCGCGACGAGATTATCCAGCACGCCGACTACAGGGGCGATAGCTATAAACTCGCCCTTGATGCGACCCGCCATCCCGACGCGGAGTTCATCGTCTTCTGTGGCGTGCACTTTATGGCGGAAACTGCCGATATCCTCACCCCCGATTACCAGAAGGTCATTCTGCCGAACATGTCTGCAGGCTGTTCGATGGCGGACATGGCGAACATCTATCAGGTGCGCGCCTGCTGGCGCGAGCTTACCAGCCTGTTCCCACCCGACAGCATCGTGCCTGTGACCTACATGAACTCCGCCGCCAACCTGAAAGCCTTCTGTGGCGAGCGTGGCGGTATCGTGTGCACCTCCTCCAATGCCAGAGCCATCCTCACCTGGGCTTTGCAGCAGGGCGAGCGTGTGCTGTTCTTCCCCGACCAGCATCTCGGGCGCAATACGGGTATCAAGATGGGTATAGACCCTGATACCGAGATGGTGGTGTGGAACCCCGACCTGCCCCTCGGTGGCAACATGGAGGAAGCTCTGCGCCGCGCGAAGCTCATCCTGTGGAAAGGACACTGCTCGGTTCACATGCGCTTTACGGTGGCGCAGATCGAAGCCGCCCGCAAGATGTATCCGGGCATCAAGGTGGTGGTGCATCCCGAATGCCGTCGCGAGGTGGTAGAAGCGGCAGACTGCGACGGCTCTACCGAATATATCGTGAGGGTGATTCGCGAGTCGCCGCCGGGCAGCCAGTGGGCGGTCGGCACGGAGATTAACCTGGTGCACCGCCTCGCCGCGGAGCATCCCGATAAGTTCATCATGTGCCTGGACCCCATCGTGTGCCCCTGCTCTACGATGTACCGCATCCATCCGTCCTACCTGTGCTGGGCGATGGAGAATCTGGCGCAGGGCAACGTGGTCAACCAGGTGAAAGTGCCCGAAGACATCGCGCACTGGGCGCGTGTGGCGTTGAACCGCATGATCGAGGTTACCGAAGCCGCCAGACGCGCCGAGACGTTAGCTGCAGCCGCGCAATGA
- a CDS encoding PDZ domain-containing protein, with translation MKRWFIAVTGCVLWFVIGTAWASVSRVSVLVHLEDPSQKAFLMEYTFQGIDSGTLKVAIPTWTPGWYQTMPYSEGIRDMQAENERGEPLSIQSVNHYSWWIDTGGAQTVRLRYRVLAREEGMGFFGVAMGPHHAFINGAAAFVYEMDSKNVPHEVRFRLPVGWQVATAMDFASQSEQRPFGDVRDTFIAPNYDELIDDPVQMGHFDVREFRARGVPMRVVFASETGNILCNMDRITADFQRIASVGIDLFGSAPFKRYLFIVHLSGRGFAGGLEHLKSTVLNVPDRRDLNINALAAHEYFHAWNVKRIRPKVLGPFDYTQPVRTRALWWCEGVTDYYAYLLLLRAGLIGDRDFWQEMEREIFTLENNPARERVTLEEASWNVWEGNGMGYGGLSYYNKGKVVGFLLDVYIRGVTGNRKSLDDVMRFLMERYGYPKPGFEEDGILQAINRVVAQDVSALYRRMVASTEPLPYDEILKYIGYRLERQSTSTTYFGATSMVDEVGRVIIQAVESQSPAFLMGLRAGDIVMEVDEEPADRRIEDVVSRKKLGDPIKIAVWRRGSLVVMEGKIGGETRYSIRLTPEPTADDAVIRVREGLLRGTTRVSAQAGVD, from the coding sequence ATGAAACGATGGTTTATTGCAGTAACGGGGTGTGTGCTGTGGTTTGTCATCGGCACTGCTTGGGCGTCGGTTTCCAGGGTGAGCGTTCTGGTGCACCTGGAAGACCCCTCGCAGAAAGCCTTCCTGATGGAGTACACGTTTCAGGGCATTGACTCGGGCACTTTGAAAGTGGCGATACCGACATGGACACCCGGCTGGTATCAGACGATGCCTTACAGCGAGGGTATCCGCGATATGCAGGCGGAGAACGAAAGGGGTGAGCCGTTGTCGATTCAGTCCGTGAATCATTATAGCTGGTGGATAGATACCGGCGGGGCGCAAACGGTGCGTTTGCGCTATCGCGTGCTGGCGCGCGAAGAGGGGATGGGCTTCTTTGGGGTGGCGATGGGACCCCACCACGCCTTCATCAATGGCGCTGCTGCTTTCGTCTACGAGATGGATTCGAAAAATGTGCCACACGAGGTGCGGTTCCGGTTGCCTGTCGGCTGGCAGGTCGCAACAGCGATGGATTTTGCCTCGCAGAGTGAGCAGAGGCCGTTTGGGGATGTGCGAGACACCTTTATCGCCCCCAACTACGACGAACTCATCGATGACCCTGTGCAGATGGGGCATTTTGACGTGCGTGAGTTCCGTGCTCGTGGCGTGCCGATGCGTGTGGTTTTCGCCTCTGAGACGGGCAACATCCTGTGCAATATGGACAGAATAACTGCCGATTTTCAGCGTATCGCCAGTGTGGGCATCGACCTTTTCGGTAGTGCACCGTTCAAACGCTACCTGTTCATCGTTCATTTAAGCGGCAGAGGATTTGCGGGTGGACTGGAGCATCTGAAATCCACCGTGCTGAATGTGCCAGACCGCCGCGACCTGAACATCAACGCATTGGCGGCACACGAGTACTTTCATGCGTGGAACGTCAAGCGCATACGCCCGAAGGTGCTGGGACCCTTTGATTACACGCAGCCGGTGCGCACGCGCGCGCTGTGGTGGTGCGAAGGTGTCACCGATTACTACGCCTATCTTCTCCTTCTGCGTGCCGGTCTCATCGGTGACCGCGATTTCTGGCAGGAGATGGAGCGGGAAATCTTCACGCTGGAGAACAATCCTGCGCGGGAGCGGGTGACGCTGGAAGAGGCGAGCTGGAACGTCTGGGAAGGCAACGGCATGGGCTACGGTGGCTTAAGCTACTACAATAAGGGCAAAGTGGTGGGATTCTTGCTGGACGTATACATCCGTGGCGTTACCGGCAACCGGAAGAGTCTGGACGATGTGATGCGCTTCCTGATGGAACGCTACGGCTACCCGAAGCCGGGCTTTGAGGAAGACGGTATCCTGCAGGCTATCAACCGCGTGGTCGCGCAAGACGTGAGTGCGCTCTATCGCCGAATGGTTGCCAGTACCGAACCTCTGCCATATGACGAGATTTTGAAATATATCGGCTATCGTCTGGAACGTCAGAGCACCTCTACCACGTATTTTGGTGCGACGAGCATGGTAGACGAAGTCGGGCGGGTGATTATACAGGCGGTGGAGTCCCAGAGCCCGGCGTTTCTAATGGGTCTGCGGGCAGGCGACATTGTGATGGAAGTGGACGAAGAGCCCGCTGACAGGCGCATTGAAGACGTGGTCTCTCGTAAGAAGCTCGGCGACCCGATAAAAATAGCGGTGTGGCGCAGGGGCAGTCTGGTCGTGATGGAAGGCAAAATCGGGGGTGAGACCCGCTACTCCATCCGCCTGACACCCGAGCCAACGGCTGACGACGCGGTGATACGGGTGCGGGAAGGATTGTTACGGGGTACCACCCGCGTCTCCGCTCAAGCAGGGGTAGATTAA
- a CDS encoding VanZ family protein, translated as MSKTARFLWYVGPMVAWMGLIFAMSTEIGSASHTAGLLYRLLQRFFPHWLANATPEQLFELHYWVRKGAHFTEYLILTVLAYRAFRYGEAWRHWRALGFSGSFSILYAFTDEFHQVFWASRTPSLRDVGIDALGVMTGFILLAVLYAWQNVREAMHTAPMGATTRAID; from the coding sequence GTGAGCAAGACAGCACGTTTTCTCTGGTATGTGGGACCAATGGTGGCATGGATGGGGCTGATTTTCGCCATGTCCACCGAGATTGGCTCCGCTTCCCATACAGCCGGGTTGCTCTACAGGTTGCTGCAACGCTTTTTCCCCCACTGGCTGGCAAACGCCACACCAGAGCAGCTGTTCGAACTGCATTACTGGGTGCGTAAGGGAGCGCACTTTACGGAGTATCTCATCCTCACCGTGCTGGCGTACCGTGCTTTCCGCTATGGCGAAGCGTGGAGACACTGGCGTGCGCTGGGGTTCTCCGGTAGCTTCAGCATCCTGTATGCTTTTACAGACGAGTTTCATCAGGTGTTTTGGGCGTCGCGCACTCCTTCGTTGCGTGATGTGGGCATCGATGCGCTGGGAGTAATGACCGGTTTCATCCTGTTGGCGGTGCTTTACGCATGGCAGAACGTGCGGGAGGCGATGCACACCGCACCCATGGGGGCGACTACTCGCGCGATTGACTGA
- a CDS encoding tetratricopeptide repeat protein has product MGTEYPYELDNDPNLWLDEIDLLEIESLTPEEAARLEAMIENDLHHPNLESDLAAEEAEESAREGDEQLAQGLVEEAINAYRRMIQANPDSLEAHMRIADAYLLADMSFKAVRHYRKAARSHPRRAEPHFRLGEVYRRYGLLKVAIAEYRKAVDLSPQNPFYRYRLAKTLFEHGEIREAIEQMVLCVQTAHSDAFYHYALGDMLARLRRYEEAAHEMHLATVFAPYDDYYSACLGIMHLHTGSLPKAASAFRQAIRLNPDNPSYHYLLADTYRRMGMVKHAAAHYRKAGRLGAYDSVFVRRVRDEVSQSRE; this is encoded by the coding sequence ATGGGAACAGAATACCCTTACGAGCTGGACAATGACCCGAACCTGTGGCTGGATGAAATAGACCTGCTGGAGATAGAATCCCTGACTCCAGAGGAGGCAGCTCGCCTGGAGGCAATGATCGAGAACGACCTCCACCACCCGAACCTGGAGTCTGACCTCGCTGCCGAAGAGGCAGAAGAATCCGCCAGGGAAGGCGACGAACAGCTGGCGCAGGGTCTCGTGGAGGAAGCGATCAACGCTTACCGGCGTATGATTCAGGCGAACCCGGATTCGTTAGAGGCGCACATGCGCATCGCCGATGCTTACCTGCTGGCGGACATGTCCTTTAAGGCAGTGCGCCATTACCGCAAGGCTGCACGCAGCCACCCCAGACGGGCGGAGCCGCATTTCCGACTCGGAGAGGTATACCGTCGCTATGGCCTGCTCAAGGTAGCCATTGCGGAATACCGCAAGGCGGTTGACCTCAGCCCGCAGAACCCGTTCTATCGCTATCGCCTGGCTAAAACGCTGTTCGAACATGGTGAAATCCGTGAAGCCATTGAACAGATGGTGTTGTGCGTCCAGACAGCGCATTCCGACGCTTTCTATCACTACGCGCTCGGAGACATGCTTGCCCGCCTGAGACGGTACGAAGAGGCGGCGCACGAGATGCATCTGGCTACTGTATTCGCCCCATACGACGATTACTACAGTGCGTGTCTGGGTATTATGCACCTGCACACCGGCTCCCTGCCTAAAGCGGCGTCCGCCTTCCGTCAGGCGATACGCCTGAACCCCGATAACCCGAGCTACCACTACCTGCTCGCGGACACATACCGGCGGATGGGCATGGTGAAACACGCCGCCGCACATTATCGCAAGGCGGGCAGACTGGGGGCATACGACTCCGTTTTCGTGCGCCGCGTGCGGGACGAAGTCAGTCAATCGCGCGAGTAG
- a CDS encoding DUF11 domain-containing protein, with protein MRTVKAIPLLLLLVFLLVVANGQQSAQVFPSARWAWYLVREGPDGGWPAGGMSKDDITRWIAAHGDWMLGASPTYNSTDWNLMVETNSNIRFTLYDEWFHTDLNPLHPNYSHVGRWNSGWINGRIIQIENYYLARGLNPEAAFFHVGTDYLWQDFSVKLYEDEILSVWRQEGTAILELLPTEPLYRGEGQTVFALPTTANGSLILGRPEPFDSIYLEMDPPVSGGQYVLEFVSATAFTNSNFELPASWTPLVIVSDGTNALSRSGWIRFRMPNRWTQWKRCGMSSAAAFPVKYYWVRIRCVTPPTNRPSLRAAWTTGYYQYLPSVRAIGEAIYLGFPERVTSVTIQLRSPGVGGTYSMEYARGIGPNGFVSEWSALPSVNDGTQSLRQSGTISWSTPSGWVAGKLNLGKAPRRYWIRIRVTTAPSTAAVVAGVSAGERNLNSQDIYASRYWLVVPGWDERNDRDGDGYLDDNELASLVNQQATARWPAQARVIRVGWLGALNYVINWTRTELREVMLNYYTAIYLGNPDQRVHGMFSDSMVVSEPSPMLSAAVERSDARQWEEMWLEVHRYLRRSGKKVGGNIASYEVFAPLPNEQAYLDNGFYTHLYNDYVLHEHYPQGPVYQTTETTFRRRLLNISMETGAGLEQVLQFNMAGDALQRIGGGTGAAAWKRFQEHALAFFYLVQHPQRSYLNIWQTALYGADVIDTSIGQMPKPMAFQPTAMLRVDIGQPANYIPEGFTPVQLMYREGGGFPDNIVVGDTASPFLNNNYPKLAGKPVYPTYVFALASGTLPNRPSTTYTIFARKYTKGLVLLKMTSKYDALDTGDASATTHPLPGVYRRVNWDGTLGEPITEITLRGMEGAILVDASQSSGGLQISISADKVNPRPGEVLRVTVTVSNPGTTEVRNAVITVPLPYNIGYRRGSLKVNGSPAPDPADPSRVQVTLLSIASGGSAKVQFEATVR; from the coding sequence GTGCGTACGGTGAAGGCTATTCCGCTGCTTCTGTTGCTGGTGTTTCTATTAGTGGTTGCCAATGGTCAGCAGTCCGCACAGGTTTTTCCGTCTGCCAGGTGGGCATGGTATCTCGTTCGTGAGGGACCTGACGGCGGCTGGCCCGCTGGTGGGATGAGCAAGGACGACATCACGCGCTGGATAGCTGCTCATGGAGACTGGATGCTGGGGGCATCCCCGACGTACAATTCTACCGACTGGAACCTCATGGTAGAAACCAATTCTAATATCCGTTTCACCCTCTACGATGAGTGGTTTCACACTGACCTCAACCCCTTACACCCTAATTACAGCCACGTGGGGCGGTGGAATTCGGGATGGATAAACGGCCGCATCATCCAAATCGAGAACTATTACCTCGCACGCGGACTGAACCCTGAAGCGGCTTTCTTCCATGTCGGCACAGACTACCTGTGGCAAGATTTTTCTGTCAAATTGTACGAGGACGAAATTTTGTCTGTGTGGAGACAAGAAGGTACCGCAATTCTGGAACTACTCCCGACGGAACCACTCTATCGTGGTGAAGGACAGACGGTCTTCGCACTGCCAACTACAGCCAACGGTTCGCTGATACTGGGTCGGCCCGAACCCTTCGATAGCATCTACTTGGAGATGGACCCGCCCGTCTCCGGCGGGCAATATGTTCTCGAGTTTGTGAGCGCAACCGCCTTCACCAACAGTAATTTCGAGCTGCCTGCGTCATGGACACCTCTGGTTATCGTGTCCGACGGTACCAATGCATTATCTCGCAGCGGTTGGATACGTTTTCGGATGCCCAACCGCTGGACGCAATGGAAGCGCTGTGGTATGAGCTCCGCCGCCGCCTTTCCTGTCAAATACTACTGGGTGCGTATTCGGTGTGTGACGCCTCCAACCAACAGACCATCCCTGCGAGCCGCCTGGACGACCGGCTATTACCAATACTTGCCGAGCGTCAGAGCGATAGGCGAAGCGATATATCTTGGCTTTCCAGAGCGCGTCACGTCGGTGACAATACAGCTGCGTTCACCCGGTGTCGGTGGCACATACTCGATGGAATATGCACGCGGCATAGGTCCCAACGGCTTCGTCAGTGAATGGTCCGCATTGCCATCGGTCAACGATGGAACACAGAGCCTCAGGCAATCCGGGACAATTTCATGGTCTACTCCGTCGGGATGGGTTGCGGGCAAGCTGAACTTGGGTAAGGCACCACGACGATACTGGATCCGCATCAGGGTCACTACGGCGCCCTCTACTGCAGCCGTCGTTGCTGGCGTAAGCGCAGGAGAGCGCAACTTGAACAGTCAGGATATTTACGCCAGTCGATACTGGCTCGTTGTACCAGGATGGGACGAGCGAAACGATAGGGACGGAGACGGTTACTTGGACGACAACGAATTGGCGAGCCTAGTCAACCAGCAAGCCACCGCTCGCTGGCCGGCACAGGCGCGGGTGATTCGCGTTGGCTGGCTGGGCGCACTGAACTACGTCATCAACTGGACACGAACCGAGTTGCGCGAAGTGATGCTGAATTACTACACTGCGATTTATCTGGGAAATCCAGACCAGAGAGTGCACGGAATGTTCAGCGACAGCATGGTGGTCTCTGAGCCCTCCCCCATGTTGTCTGCGGCAGTAGAGCGTTCCGATGCGCGGCAGTGGGAGGAGATGTGGCTGGAAGTTCACCGCTACCTGCGTCGTAGCGGAAAAAAGGTCGGCGGAAACATCGCGTCATATGAAGTGTTCGCTCCGTTGCCGAATGAGCAAGCCTATCTGGACAACGGTTTCTACACCCACCTGTATAACGACTACGTGCTACATGAACACTATCCTCAGGGTCCAGTCTATCAAACAACCGAAACCACCTTTCGTCGCCGCCTACTCAATATTAGCATGGAAACAGGAGCCGGGCTGGAACAGGTTCTCCAGTTCAACATGGCAGGCGATGCCCTTCAGCGCATCGGCGGGGGTACGGGCGCGGCAGCTTGGAAACGGTTTCAGGAACATGCACTGGCTTTCTTTTATCTGGTACAGCACCCGCAGCGCAGCTACCTGAACATCTGGCAAACGGCGCTGTACGGTGCAGATGTTATCGACACTTCCATCGGTCAAATGCCGAAACCAATGGCTTTTCAACCAACCGCAATGCTTCGGGTGGACATTGGGCAGCCTGCCAACTATATACCCGAGGGGTTCACGCCCGTGCAGTTGATGTATCGTGAAGGAGGAGGCTTCCCCGATAACATCGTGGTAGGAGATACCGCTTCACCGTTTTTGAACAACAACTACCCGAAGCTGGCAGGCAAGCCGGTCTATCCAACATATGTTTTCGCGCTGGCATCCGGTACCCTCCCCAACAGGCCGTCGACCACCTACACCATCTTCGCGCGGAAATACACGAAGGGGCTGGTTCTCCTGAAGATGACCAGCAAGTACGATGCGCTGGACACCGGCGATGCTTCTGCGACCACTCATCCCCTGCCGGGAGTGTACCGTCGGGTGAACTGGGACGGCACGCTGGGTGAGCCCATTACTGAAATCACCCTCAGAGGCATGGAAGGTGCCATACTGGTAGATGCCTCACAATCGTCGGGCGGGTTGCAGATTTCCATCTCCGCAGACAAGGTCAATCCACGCCCGGGCGAAGTGCTGCGAGTTACCGTTACAGTGTCTAATCCTGGCACCACGGAGGTCAGGAACGCAGTAATCACAGTGCCCCTCCCCTACAACATAGGCTACCGACGGGGAAGCCTGAAAGTGAACGGTTCTCCAGCACCTGATCCTGCTGACCCCTCGCGAGTGCAGGTTACCCTGCTATCTATTGCCTCTGGCGGAAGCGCCAAAGTGCAGTTCGAAGCAACGGTTCGGTAG
- the wecB gene encoding UDP-N-acetylglucosamine 2-epimerase (non-hydrolyzing), which produces MSLRLMLVAGARPNFMKVAPIWHAAQHRDDLDVVLVHTGQHYDPNMSDVFFAELGLPQPDEFLGVGSGTHAEQTAKVMIAFEPVLLKHQPDVVVVVGDVNSTLACALVAVKLGIRVAHVEAGLRSEDRSMPEEINRIATDAISDYLFTSSRDADANLLREGIPAERIFFVGNVMVDTLLAHREQAVQKSTILNRLGIREKEYAVMTLHRPSNVDNEDALHRMLEIILSTQQRINVVFPLHPRTRTRLGEQVQQLVEAGVTLTEPLGYLDFLRLMCSARVVLTDSGGIQEETTVLGIPCLTLRENTERPITLTQGTNHLVGTNPESVATVLDRVLSGQPNASYAVPEGWDGRAAQRIVATLVTLWQGR; this is translated from the coding sequence ATGAGTTTGCGATTGATGCTGGTAGCAGGTGCACGCCCTAACTTTATGAAAGTGGCACCTATCTGGCATGCCGCCCAGCACCGAGACGACCTCGACGTTGTTCTGGTACACACAGGACAGCACTACGACCCAAACATGTCCGATGTCTTTTTTGCCGAGCTGGGTCTTCCACAACCCGACGAGTTTCTGGGAGTAGGTTCGGGTACCCACGCCGAGCAGACGGCGAAGGTCATGATCGCTTTTGAGCCCGTGTTGCTCAAGCATCAACCGGACGTGGTGGTGGTCGTAGGTGACGTCAATTCCACGCTGGCTTGCGCTCTGGTAGCCGTGAAGCTGGGCATACGGGTAGCGCATGTGGAAGCTGGATTGCGCAGCGAGGACCGCAGTATGCCCGAAGAGATTAACCGAATTGCCACCGATGCAATATCAGATTACCTCTTCACCTCGAGCCGGGATGCCGATGCGAACCTGCTGAGGGAAGGTATTCCCGCTGAAAGGATATTCTTTGTGGGTAACGTGATGGTAGACACCCTGCTAGCACACCGCGAGCAAGCCGTCCAGAAATCCACGATATTGAACAGGTTAGGCATCCGGGAGAAAGAGTACGCGGTGATGACCCTGCACCGCCCATCCAACGTTGACAACGAAGACGCCTTGCACCGAATGCTGGAAATCATTCTCTCGACACAGCAGCGCATAAACGTGGTGTTCCCCTTGCACCCACGCACGCGGACACGGCTGGGTGAACAAGTGCAACAACTGGTAGAGGCTGGAGTAACGCTCACCGAACCTTTAGGCTATCTCGACTTCCTGCGCCTCATGTGCTCGGCACGTGTGGTGCTAACCGACTCGGGTGGCATCCAGGAAGAGACCACCGTGCTGGGTATACCCTGCCTCACCCTGCGGGAAAACACGGAACGTCCGATTACCCTGACGCAAGGAACCAATCATCTTGTGGGCACCAACCCGGAGTCCGTCGCCACTGTACTGGACAGGGTACTCTCAGGGCAACCAAACGCCTCCTATGCCGTGCCGGAAGGATGGGATGGACGCGCCGCGCAGCGTATCGTGGCAACACTGGTAACGCTGTGGCAGGGAAGGTAA
- a CDS encoding glycosyltransferase: MNLLVIAYHFPPDGAIGAVRPYEFARLLPQFGIQTWVLTVRPEHARQLNPDFQPADIPDERIVRTAVHPARYDNIRLFVDKMKALLRLEQTRKAGDGNTARSGTGLRRKPLLLSCLLEMLEYPDRYAGWYDPAMRAVHELVQQVSFGAVYSTSPPRTCSLIARAVAERYRLPWIMDMRDPWITLVEGWRTTIKCPVVRRWHQKALDQCLQRANIVVANTPVLREHFENEYPWVAGKVRVLPNGITDTVQSAQTQYVRSDKLVIGHFGTIYGCRTTYDFLKGVSLWLQANPQNKKRLELLFYGESVEDVGGIASQFGISEIVQVHPPVSRTEVPAIMERCEALLLLAQQQPMQVPGKVYEYLATGKPIITMTESNSATGRLLQNMPQCYIAQNAEQVHQTMEQLWHEYSRGELFCDRSDYLTPFRYSSLTEQLAGWIKEAVDRFQETSP; the protein is encoded by the coding sequence GTGAATCTGCTTGTCATCGCATACCACTTTCCGCCGGACGGAGCGATAGGGGCAGTGCGTCCCTATGAGTTCGCACGGTTACTTCCGCAGTTCGGGATACAAACCTGGGTGTTGACCGTTAGACCGGAGCACGCACGCCAGCTGAATCCGGACTTTCAGCCAGCGGATATTCCGGACGAACGAATCGTTCGCACTGCAGTACATCCAGCCCGATATGATAACATCCGGCTATTCGTAGATAAAATGAAGGCTCTTTTAAGGCTAGAACAAACACGTAAAGCGGGAGACGGCAACACTGCTCGGTCCGGGACAGGGTTACGACGAAAGCCCCTACTGCTCAGCTGCCTTCTGGAGATGCTGGAGTACCCCGACCGGTATGCCGGCTGGTATGATCCGGCAATGCGAGCTGTGCATGAGCTGGTCCAGCAGGTATCGTTCGGCGCTGTTTACAGCACCTCCCCTCCGCGTACCTGCAGTCTCATCGCCCGCGCCGTTGCCGAAAGATACCGCTTACCGTGGATTATGGACATGCGCGACCCGTGGATAACCCTTGTGGAGGGCTGGCGCACCACCATCAAATGTCCTGTAGTCCGCCGCTGGCATCAAAAGGCTCTCGACCAGTGCCTGCAAAGGGCAAACATCGTCGTTGCAAACACCCCTGTTCTCCGAGAACACTTTGAAAACGAGTACCCCTGGGTGGCAGGAAAGGTGCGCGTTCTGCCCAACGGCATCACAGACACCGTACAATCTGCACAAACCCAATATGTCCGCTCAGACAAGCTGGTCATTGGTCACTTTGGCACTATTTACGGCTGTCGCACCACGTATGACTTTTTGAAAGGAGTAAGCTTGTGGTTGCAGGCGAATCCGCAGAACAAGAAGCGTCTGGAGCTGCTGTTCTATGGCGAAAGCGTGGAAGACGTCGGGGGCATCGCCAGCCAGTTTGGCATCAGTGAGATCGTACAGGTTCATCCTCCTGTGTCGAGAACAGAAGTGCCGGCAATCATGGAGCGATGCGAGGCTTTATTGCTGCTTGCCCAACAGCAACCGATGCAGGTGCCCGGCAAGGTATATGAGTATCTGGCAACCGGTAAGCCGATTATTACCATGACGGAGAGCAACAGCGCCACGGGCAGGCTACTGCAAAACATGCCGCAGTGCTATATCGCGCAAAATGCGGAGCAAGTACATCAAACGATGGAGCAGTTATGGCACGAATATAGCAGGGGTGAGTTATTCTGCGACCGTTCCGATTACTTGACGCCTTTTAGATACTCATCGTTGACGGAACAGCTCGCTGGATGGATCAAAGAGGCTGTTGACCGTTTTCAGGAGACATCACCATGA